GTGGAGGATGTTTTACCAGGAGCCTGGCAGTTGAAAACTTCAGGGGCAAAGAGGCAGCGTCCAGTTTCCTCTGCAATATAGGCATAGTCCAACTGACTGAGACCACTGACTGCAGGCAGGAAAAGGTTCCACAGCCCTGCCCCCCTGGCTTTCACCtggacacacagatgcacattaTTATATAGAGTGTATCTGCACACACCAACTGAACACTTCATTCAAAGCAGACGTTAGAAATGACAAACAGATCTCAAGCAGTTGGAGCAGAtcaaaacattcatttgaaaaaaatgttttttttattttatctaaacTGTTGATTATGATGATGGATTGTGGTATGTGACTGACTCAGAGGGGAGGTGCACTGTTTAGACAGGATTTAACCTGCTTGATTGATACTAGACTTTTACACTGCTAAAACGCAACACTCGATAATATTTGTTAGGTCTCTGGGGAAAGAGAGCTGTGCTTTCCAAGTTAAAAATCTGCTCACATACCTTTAGGTCCTCTATTATTTGGGGGGTGTGCCACCTCTGTGAAGACTGTGCGTGTTTGGAGTAGTACTTGGCAACTtcctgtagaaaaaaaaaaaaaaattacccgGTGGATTGGTAAGATAGAACATTATAATATCAACCTATGAACCCATTTCATGCTGACTACTCTCACTACTGTGTGGCTTTCATCAGTTGGAAACTGCACCATAAAATAAGAAATTCCtcatctttaaaatgtgttaatagGATATTTCTAGAGATATTTCTACAGCAGAACTGAATTTGTAGTCCTTTATATCTGTGGTATTCTCTCTCTTCCGCTCTGCCAAATTCTTTGGAAAATAAACCCAAAAAAGATTTGCAATGCCATCTCTGCACTGCATTAAGAACACTATGATCCCCAGCCAAAGGTGATGATTCTGTGTgcaatataatttatataatcaACAGAGTCATTGTTTTCTCGCTTGAATTAATTAGTTCTGATTGCATGAATGAACCACTGTGCTCCGTCAAATCCTTTTCGTGTCCGGAATAAAAGTCCTTCCGGACAAACAAATCTCTCTTCTGTTCTCAGGAGCACTTGGCACTGACCTCTTGAGCAGGAAGCACATATTGTCTCATGAAGTCTTTGACCTGCTCGAGAATGACCTGACCTTTAGCTGTCTGGAGGAACAGTCTGTATTCTGTTGCACCTGTGAGAGACCTGGCAAGAAACACATCTCACATGATAAAAAGGTCAACAGGGAATATCAGAGGCAGCAACTGGATACCAAATTCCAACTGTTGCTGGCTTAAGTTTAATCAGCAGGTGGAATTAATCTGTTTTCTGGCCTACAATAACACAAAGAATTCAAAGATTCTATTAATCCCAACATGTTTGGACTATCTTAATGCTTCActtcaaaatatattaattcTGATGTCAGTGCATTAATACACATCAATAAAATTTGAACTGCAACCAACCTTTGTGCAAGGTGCAAGGCAACCTCAGCCAAGGGCTCCACACACTGGCTGAACTGAGCTGCATTGGGTGCACTGGCATTACCCAGTAGGTAGCGAGCATAGATTCCCTGTTAAATAAAAAGGGTgggtgaataaaaaaaaaaaaaaagaaattaaaaaaaaaaaagaaaaaaaaagtgagcaaTCCATCTGGGTTCCTTTGtagtttttctctgtatattCCAAGTACCCTTAAAATATAATACTACATTTACAACTTCAAAACTATATTCTCACATGCTAATCTATTACTTTTGCCTCCTTAAATTCCAATGTATatcttaaaaaggaaaataggGGTAGAATTGCAAGCTGTACTTGGCACATTAACAGGGACACACCTGGGCAATTCCTGCCattttaaagacagacagagccaggTAGAAATTCAACTGCGGCAAAGCAGATGGGATCCCCCGGCATCTACAGTAAATGGAGATCAGATCACCCACAGTTGGAATACCTGCTCATTGGTTGGAGAGACAAAAGATAGGAAAGGTACAATGACAAACTGAACAGATACAGTGAATCTGCACACAAAAGTATTAGAAAACGACATGTCTTTCTACCCAGCCATTTTCAGCACCTGTTAATCCTGCTcagggttgttttttgttagttttcaTTACCTTCTATTCCTTTTAAGCTGCCCATTGTGCTGATTATGTTGAGACTTCTTGGCAGGTAGTGCGGCATTAAGAAGTATGCCAAGTCTGCAAGGGGCTGTCCAGTGGTAGACAGCTCCCAGTCTAACACTGCTATCACACGTGCCTAATGACATCAAACACACTTTGTGAAGTTTTTAACTGTCAAATGCAGCAAAGTGGTAAGAATAACTGTCTGGGGAAATGTACCTCTGTTGGGTGGAATATCAGGTTATCCAGTCGGAAATCTCCATGGACAAGCGTGACTTCATCATCATTGGCTGGCAAATTCTTCATTAACCAATCAGACAGTTCATTCATGGCTGGAATGTCTCTGTGGGCTGCTGCGGTGTACTGCTTCGACCAGGTGGACACCTTCAATGAGTGAAAGAAATTTCTGAATGGTAAAAATTTAACTAGTTATTCCAGATTAGATGTATAAAGTTATTTTGATGTACTGAGTACAAGGTGTTATCTCACCTGTCTCTTGCAGTAGCCTGGTCCCCTGCCATACCCTTCAAGGTTCAGTGATTCCAGCTCCAGTGAGTGTAGCTTTGCCAACACTTCCACTGCAGCCACATATAGAGCTGTTCTCTCTGCCGGACTCATTCCAGGGAGACGAAGATCCCTGAATATACGCCCCTGATCAATGGAGATGgataaataattatgttttttttcaaatatctaACTTTTCATCGCATGATAGCTCACCAGCACATATTTAGAAGCATGCGGAACAGTTCGGTATGTCAAGCTAGAGTTTGTCAGCAAGCCACCCCATGTGAGTCTTTTATCATAGAACAGAGGTCAAGAAAAACACCAATAGTCCATAACAGATGAATGGATTTACAGCTGGTGACTTCATAGTCTTGTGAAATTTGGCTCTTGGTGGCACAAATTTACCTTCACATGCTCCATCAAGTAGAACTCTGTTCCAGTGACTTCAACATCAGTGCAGTGCAAGAGAGGCTGAGGCACGGGGAAACCAGCAGAAAACAGGGCCTTCTGCACCCGATACTCCCTGTCCACCTGCAAACAAAGTCACAAAGATCAACCATACCATGCTTAAACATCACCCATATTGTTGGAAAAATTGTGATACTTTGTGATTAACATAACCATCTTAAAGGGAAACTGTATTATCCTGAATAGGACTTTCCATTATTGTGTTTACTTTTAAGACAGGTGTTGTCGCTGTTCCTCCTGGCCACTACACCAAAACATTAACTATGATAAGGCTCTattatgtctgtctgtctcatttcagCAACAATAAAAGGTCACTCTCACGTATTCTGTGTATAAATTTCTGTGTGAATCTTGCATCCGTTGAACATTTGCACTGTGAGCTCTGGTGTGTAACTTGTTCCTCTTATGAATCTTCAGACGGTGTTCCTGAGTTTATGTGATAATTTTCCTAACAGATATTATGGTAACAATTTATTTTAGAGGTCTTGTAGTTTTGTTTCATATGATTTCCTATACAAGTTATGTTACTGTAAATGCATATGAAGGTTTCTAAAAAGTAATTTTGCTCTTCAAAAACTGCAGATGGTATGTAGGTGATATACTTCTAATTCcaattaatttatatattaaaatagaGCTTTCAATCTGTGCACAGGTGATCATCtgaacaaaatgtaatatttgtgtACAGGCAAGCATTAAGTTCAAAATATATGTaggaaaaaagtttgaaataatataTCAGAATGGGGTTTTAGTGAATCTCTTTCAGTTTTACCAGTCTTTAAGATCTATCTTTCAAGGAAACACACTAAGTACATAAAATGTACTTAGTGTGTTTCCTTGAAAGATAGAATAGAGATTAGAATTTTCATCGATGCGTTACCAAATCATTTAGTTCTTTACAGGGAGATGTCTAGAAATTTATCATAGGTAATAATATAGGACAAGTAgccttttaaatattttttgcacTTATATTCATTACGTTTGCAAGGTACAAGCAGTGCCATATTTATAATGTGGCTTTCACGCATacacatgtatttatttctgaCAGTCGCTTTAACTAAAGTTTCTCCCCCTGCTGGAAAAGTGACATGACGACACACAACAGTGCTGCAaacaaatttgtatttaaactttttttttttttcattgaccAAAGTAATTCATTTATTAAACCTCACCTTGTGAGCCCCTGGCAGCAGCTCACCTGGGGGTTTCTTTCTGAGAACATAGCTTTTTGAGGGTGTCTGGATTAGAAAGGTCGGGTTTGACTGGCCAGCACTGGAAAGACAATAAACTGTTAGCGTGTTAAGTTAGCTAATCATGGTTGCACAATATTAGCTTTCTATTGCTTGCTTGTTTAACGTAGCTGATACGCTGAAACAAACCAACGCTTTCTTACTTACCTGTATTGTCTGACAGTGAGTGTGTTGTTATGGACTGAGTTGGCAGACAAATATCTCTGAAGTCTGCCAACACTGAATTTGTGTTGTTCTCGCACAGGAGTTGTCCGCTCTTCCATGTCTCAGTCAGACAGGATTAATCATTTCCAGGTGCGTGGGTAAGCTTACTTTGGCAATGTTGATTGTGATCGGACCATCAGTCCAGGGTCGGGTCGGGTCGGACCGTTTACGGATGTACACCGACGTAACATCCTTAGAACTGGTTTTATTTAAGGTAATATCATAGAGTAATTCAACAGAGTTTTAAAACATATTGGCCGCTAATAATTCGACAGTCAGCCCCTATCCTCGAAAGACGGTTCAAATAAATCACTAATGATGTGGGAACATTTTTAGGTAGTTGTACTCGTTTTCTGCACGGACGTTGTTTATGGGAACACACATCCTGACAGCTGATTTGACTTGTGAAGACGTGTACCTTCCGTGCCGATTTAAACGTCTTGGTTGTTcgtttgcatttatttttttataacacCGTATTTCGTTGACATCGTTGCGCGGGGTTTGTGTTCATAATGGCCACAGTAGAGGAACTGAAGCTGCGGGTGAGAGAGCTGGAGAATGAATTGATCAAGTGTAAGCAGAAGCAGTGTGCCATGGAGGATGCACTTCACAGACCGAAAATTGACAAAATGAGCGCTGAAGTTGTGGATTCCAACCCATACAggtgagtttttatttcattatttaagcCTCCGGGCATATTTTGTCCGGGCTTCTCGTAGCGCTGAGAGGCTACGCCTTATGACTCACTCATCCCATATGGTGGGGTTTCA
This DNA window, taken from Seriola aureovittata isolate HTS-2021-v1 ecotype China chromosome 20, ASM2101889v1, whole genome shotgun sequence, encodes the following:
- the acad11 gene encoding acyl-CoA dehydrogenase family member 11 isoform X1, with amino-acid sequence MEERTTPVREQHKFSVGRLQRYLSANSVHNNTLTVRQYSAGQSNPTFLIQTPSKSYVLRKKPPGELLPGAHKVDREYRVQKALFSAGFPVPQPLLHCTDVEVTGTEFYLMEHVKGRIFRDLRLPGMSPAERTALYVAAVEVLAKLHSLELESLNLEGYGRGPGYCKRQVSTWSKQYTAAAHRDIPAMNELSDWLMKNLPANDDEVTLVHGDFRLDNLIFHPTEARVIAVLDWELSTTGQPLADLAYFLMPHYLPRSLNIISTMGSLKGIEGIPTVGDLISIYCRCRGIPSALPQLNFYLALSVFKMAGIAQGIYARYLLGNASAPNAAQFSQCVEPLAEVALHLAQRSLTGATEYRLFLQTAKGQVILEQVKDFMRQYVLPAQEEVAKYYSKHAQSSQRWHTPQIIEDLKVKARGAGLWNLFLPAVSGLSQLDYAYIAEETGRCLFAPEVFNCQAPDTGNMEVLHMFGSKEQKRKWLEPLLRGEIRSCFCMTEPDVASSDATNMECTLHRDEDNYVINGKKWWSSGAGNPQCKVAIVMGRSSSQDVSSRHDQHSMILVPMDTSGVKLVRPLTVFGQDDAIHGGHFEVHFENVRVPASNIILGEGRGFEIAQGRLGPGRLHHCMRAVGLSELALELLCHRAATRHTFGKKLYQHEVVAHWIAECRLMIEQTRLLTLHAAHALDTAGSQAARKQIAMIKVAAARMACKVVDCAIQVYGGAGVSGDFPLAQMYAYVRTLRIADGPDEVHLSSIAHLELRDQLRKAQAKL
- the acad11 gene encoding acyl-CoA dehydrogenase family member 11 isoform X2, translated to MFSERNPQVDREYRVQKALFSAGFPVPQPLLHCTDVEVTGTEFYLMEHVKGRIFRDLRLPGMSPAERTALYVAAVEVLAKLHSLELESLNLEGYGRGPGYCKRQVSTWSKQYTAAAHRDIPAMNELSDWLMKNLPANDDEVTLVHGDFRLDNLIFHPTEARVIAVLDWELSTTGQPLADLAYFLMPHYLPRSLNIISTMGSLKGIEGIPTVGDLISIYCRCRGIPSALPQLNFYLALSVFKMAGIAQGIYARYLLGNASAPNAAQFSQCVEPLAEVALHLAQRSLTGATEYRLFLQTAKGQVILEQVKDFMRQYVLPAQEEVAKYYSKHAQSSQRWHTPQIIEDLKVKARGAGLWNLFLPAVSGLSQLDYAYIAEETGRCLFAPEVFNCQAPDTGNMEVLHMFGSKEQKRKWLEPLLRGEIRSCFCMTEPDVASSDATNMECTLHRDEDNYVINGKKWWSSGAGNPQCKVAIVMGRSSSQDVSSRHDQHSMILVPMDTSGVKLVRPLTVFGQDDAIHGGHFEVHFENVRVPASNIILGEGRGFEIAQGRLGPGRLHHCMRAVGLSELALELLCHRAATRHTFGKKLYQHEVVAHWIAECRLMIEQTRLLTLHAAHALDTAGSQAARKQIAMIKVAAARMACKVVDCAIQVYGGAGVSGDFPLAQMYAYVRTLRIADGPDEVHLSSIAHLELRDQLRKAQAKL